The proteins below are encoded in one region of Brassica napus cultivar Da-Ae chromosome A6, Da-Ae, whole genome shotgun sequence:
- the LOC106346485 gene encoding membrane-embedded CAAX protease MroQ-like isoform X1 yields MVSQMISCLSKSSSLFCISGSRSLIPPKTYNRGGLCRFSPGFASRRLSTVYRRKWRSACISNSGKETGGEGKLQGEWRILERWEVPWEWQTVSLTSLACGLSFVLTGLTEMVALPYLGIDVQKLSLDDKAEILFLDQGLTTLAVLAVIFTVAKTFEPLPEDILRYDLKQPFNLQKGWLVWSGIGLVGAVGAIALTGVALSLFRTETPEREVDSLMKLLPLIGSSNISTLSLVGITGVLAPLLEETVFRGFFMVSLTKWVPTPIAIIISSAAFALAHLTPGEFPQLFILGSVLGLSYAQTRNLITPMVIHGFWNSGVILLLTFLQVQGYDIKELLLQGN; encoded by the exons ATGGTTTCGCAGATGATCTCGTGTTTATCTAAATCTTCGTCTCTTTTCTGCATCTCCGGTTCCCGGAGTTTAATCCCGCCGAAGACTTACAACCGCGGCGGTTTGTGCCGGTTTTCTCCGGGGTTCGCTAGCCGCCGGTTATCTACGGTTTACCGTAGGAAATGGAGATCAGCGTGCATTTCCAACTCTGGGAAAGAAACTGGAGGAGAGGGAAAG TTACAAGGAGAGTGGCGGATACTTGAGAGATGGGAAGTGCCATGGGAATGGCAAACAGTTTCGTTAACTTCGCTTGCTTGTGGTTTAAG TTTTGTGTTGACAGGGTTAACTGAGATGGTAGCCTTACCGTATCTAGGGATCGACGTTCAGAAGCTGAGCTTGGACGACAAGGCGGAGATCTTATTCCTGGATCAAGG TTTAACAACTCTAGCAGTACTTGCTGTTATATTCACCGTTGCTAAAACATTCGAGCCGCTTCCTGAAGACATTTTGCGCTATG atttgaaACAGCCCTTTAACTTGCAAAAAGGATGGCTGGTGTGGAGTGGGATAGGTCTGGTTGGAGCTGTTGGGGCTATTGCGTTAACAGGTGTTGCTTTATCCTTGTTTAGGACAGAGACACCAGAAAGAGAG GTGGACTCTTTGATGAAGCTTCTCCCATTAATCGGATCCTCAAACATAAG CACGTTAAGCTTAGTGGGGATAACTGGAGTCCTTGCTCCACTTCTTGAGGAGACGGTGTTTCGCGGATTCTTCATGGTCTCTCTTACCAAATG GGTGCCGACTCCAATAGCGATCATCATCAGCTCAGCTGCGTTTGCGCTTGCGCACCTCACACCCGGTGAATTCCCGCAGCTGTTTATACTAG GATCGGTTTTGGGGTTATCGTATGCGCAAACCCGCAATCTTATTACCCCGATGGTCATACACGGTTTCTGGAACTCGGGAGTTATCTTGCTGCTCACTTTCCTTCAG GTCCAAGGGTATGACATTAAGGAACTGTTATTGCAGGGAAACTAG
- the LOC106346485 gene encoding membrane-embedded CAAX protease MroQ-like isoform X2, with the protein MVALPYLGIDVQKLSLDDKAEILFLDQGLTTLAVLAVIFTVAKTFEPLPEDILRYDLKQPFNLQKGWLVWSGIGLVGAVGAIALTGVALSLFRTETPEREVDSLMKLLPLIGSSNISTLSLVGITGVLAPLLEETVFRGFFMVSLTKWVPTPIAIIISSAAFALAHLTPGEFPQLFILGSVLGLSYAQTRNLITPMVIHGFWNSGVILLLTFLQVQGYDIKELLLQGN; encoded by the exons ATGGTAGCCTTACCGTATCTAGGGATCGACGTTCAGAAGCTGAGCTTGGACGACAAGGCGGAGATCTTATTCCTGGATCAAGG TTTAACAACTCTAGCAGTACTTGCTGTTATATTCACCGTTGCTAAAACATTCGAGCCGCTTCCTGAAGACATTTTGCGCTATG atttgaaACAGCCCTTTAACTTGCAAAAAGGATGGCTGGTGTGGAGTGGGATAGGTCTGGTTGGAGCTGTTGGGGCTATTGCGTTAACAGGTGTTGCTTTATCCTTGTTTAGGACAGAGACACCAGAAAGAGAG GTGGACTCTTTGATGAAGCTTCTCCCATTAATCGGATCCTCAAACATAAG CACGTTAAGCTTAGTGGGGATAACTGGAGTCCTTGCTCCACTTCTTGAGGAGACGGTGTTTCGCGGATTCTTCATGGTCTCTCTTACCAAATG GGTGCCGACTCCAATAGCGATCATCATCAGCTCAGCTGCGTTTGCGCTTGCGCACCTCACACCCGGTGAATTCCCGCAGCTGTTTATACTAG GATCGGTTTTGGGGTTATCGTATGCGCAAACCCGCAATCTTATTACCCCGATGGTCATACACGGTTTCTGGAACTCGGGAGTTATCTTGCTGCTCACTTTCCTTCAG GTCCAAGGGTATGACATTAAGGAACTGTTATTGCAGGGAAACTAG
- the LOC106346482 gene encoding sphinganine C4-monooxygenase 2-like → MTMGFEISDEFLGTFVPILVYWVYSGMYICLGSLERYRLHSKVDEDEKNLVTKSAVVKGVLLQQTLQAIISVILFKITGSDDPDASTTQQFSLLLLARQLIIAMFVIDTWQYFIHRYMHINKFLYKHIHSQHHRLIVPYSYGALYNHPLEGLLLDTIGGALSFLFSGMSPRTAIFFFSFATIKTVDDHCGLWLPGNPFHIFFSNNSAYHDVHHQLYGSKYNFSQPFFVLWDRILGTYLPYSLEKRATGGFETRPIKASKDE, encoded by the exons ATGACGATGGGTTTCGAGATTTCGGATGAGTTTCTGGGCACGTTCGTGCCGATTCTGGTGTATTGGGTGTATTCAGGGATGTACATTTGCTTAGGATCTTTGGAGAGGTATCGATTGCATTCCAAGGTGGACGAGGACGAGAAGAATCTCGTTACCAAATCCGCCGTCGTCAAGGGCGTTCTTCTTCAGCAGACTCTTCAGGCCATCATCTCCGTTATCCTCTTcaag ATAACAGGAAGTGATGATCCAGATGCTTCCACGACGCAGCAATTCTCCCTTCTACTCCTCGCTAGGCAGTTAATCATCGCCATGTTCGTAATCGACACTTGGCAGTACTTCATTCACCGCTACATGCACATCAACAAGTTCTTATACAAGCACATCCATTCCCAACACCACCGCCTCATCGTGCCGTATTCGTATGGAGCTTTATACAACCATCCTTTAGAAGGCCTTCTCTTGGACACCATCGGCGGTGCTTTGTCTTTCCTCTTCTCCGGTATGTCCCCAAGAACGGCTatctttttcttctccttcgcTACCATCAAGACGGTGGATGATCACTGTGGACTATGGCTCCCCGGGAACCCGTTTCACATCTTCTTCAGTAACAACTCTGCTTACCATGATGTTCATCATCAGCTCTATGGGAGTAAATACAATTTCTCGCAGCCGTTCTTTGTCTTGTGGGATAGGATTCTCGGTACTTACTTGCCTTATTCGCTTGAGAAGAGAGCCACTGGTGGATTTGAGACACGGCCTATCAAAGCGTCCAAAGATGAgtaa
- the LOC106346484 gene encoding protein PHYTOCHROME KINASE SUBSTRATE 2-like produces MVTLSSSSSSTPNTSSDFTRSNNSNTLHGPFSSSSTSFSYLTSKEDALTQKNLKIGMNMDTNPEEDQDVLGVSKKASEDIEIGVFGAEKYFNGDMDSEHSSSLVSPSIERIFAGPKKSSKKSSETPSLRSESSWNSQSLLLQNKKKKNHNNSPSCNSYLQDKDASTSNQKVSNKKSFLLNLGCKGVCSNWNAVDVVDVDEKRRTSGLKKIKTQLSFSGDLSAEMKLHKQHQEAMLEQRKTLEIFGSPLIEKRIISKNLPWEYSTSAKQEEEGEDGSVSDLSSDLFEIESVTGKNKPYLARQESSDAESPDCYAPSEVSIAWSVVTASVADYSVMSECATSPVKHRSFQIPRIPITAKSNRENEPHRQKPRSGGGLLLGCKSHKAVRVSGDSYTNMNRTPSYVPRFPAEANPTSIETRRRASSSSVSRTQSPFLYI; encoded by the coding sequence atggtTACTTTaagctcatcttcttcttcaacaccAAACACATCTTCTGATTTCACGAGGAGCAATAATAGTAACACTCTCCACGGtcctttctcttcctcttctacttCTTTCTCCTACTTGACAAGCAAGGAAGATGCTCTCACGCAGAAGAATCTAAAGATTGGTATGAACATGGACACCAATCCAGAGGAGGATCAAGATGTTCTTGGAGTTAGCAAGAAAGCTTCTGAAGATATTGAGATTGGTGTGTTTGGAGCTGAGAAGTACTTCAACGGAGATATGGATTCCGAACACAGTTCTTCACTTGTGTCTCCTTCAATCGAGAGAATCTTCGCGGGTCCGAAGAAAAGCTCCAAGAAATCCTCCGAAACTCCGAGTCTTCGGTCTGAATCCAGCTGGAATAGCCAGAGCTTGTTGCTTCagaacaagaaaaagaagaaccaCAACAACAGCCCTAGCTGCAACAGTTACTTGCAGGACAAGGATGCTAGTACTAGCAACCAAAAGGTGAGTAACAAGAAGAGCTTTCTCCTGAATCTTGGCTGCAAAGGTGTTTGTTCTAACTGGAACGCAGTGGATGTCGTCGACGTCGACGAGAAGAGAAGAACCTCTGGTCTGAAGAAGATCAAGACGCAATTGAGTTTCTCTGGAGATCTAAGCGCGGAGATGAAGCTTCATAAGCAACATCAAGAAGCAATGTTAGAGCAGAGGAAGACTCTTGAAATATTTGGATCTCCTCTTATTGAGAAGAGAATCATTTCAAAGAACTTACCATGGGAATACTCAACCTCTGctaagcaagaagaagaaggagaagatgggAGTGTGAGTGATTTAAGCTCAGATCTCTTTGAGATTGAGAGTGTAACAGGGAAGAACAAACCCTATCTTGCGAGGCAAGAAAGCAGCGATGCAGAGTCACCGGATTGTTATGCGCCAAGTGAGGTAAGCATAGCTTGGAGTGTAGTAACGGCTAGTGTTGCGGATTACTCTGTTATGTCTGAATGTGCTACGAGTCCTGTCAAGCACCGGTCATTCCAGATTCCTCGAATCCCTATAACCGCCAAATCAAACCGAGAGAACGAGCCTCATAGACAGAAACCGAGAAGTGGTGGTGGTTTATTGTTGGGATGCAAGAGTCATAAAGCTGTCAGAGTTTCAGGTGATTCGTACACAAACATGAACAGAACACCGAGTTATGTTCCAAGGTTCCCTGCAGAAGCTAATCCAACAAGTATCGAGACAAGGAGGAGAGCAAGCAGTAGTTCCGTTTCTCGCACGCAATCGCCTTTTCTGTATATTTAG
- the BNAA06G09040D gene encoding uncharacterized protein BNAA06G09040D, translating to MSEHMLVYVDRVMRPVLAEPSSLTVKEDNAVYVYDGDTFATEMWSAECRICQEESAIMNLESPCACNGSLKYAHRKCVQRWCNEKGNTICEICNQSYQAGYTSPPPPLRSEETTIDIGGGWTISGLDLDDPHLMAIAEAERQILESEYDDHTAPDTSLAAFFRISALILMTLLLRCALTIPDYADGEDEDTSSILSLFLLRAATFLLPCYIMASAISILHRRRQRQEAVALATRFALVLSSRQPRAMINYLSMEP from the exons atgAGTGAACACATGTTGGTATATGTCGATCGAGTGATGCGGCCAGTTCTCGCGGAGCCGTCTAGCCTCACGGTGAAGGAGGATAATGCAGTTTATGTCTACGATGGAGATACTTTTGCTACGGAGATGTGGTCGGCGGAGTGTCGTATTTGCCAGGAGGAATCCGCTATTATGAATCTCGAGAGCCCGTGTGCTTGTAATGGCAGCCTCAAG TATGCTCACAGAAAATGTGTTCAACGTTGGTGCAATGAAAAGGGAAACACTATATGCGAGATTTGTAATCAG TCATACCAAGCTGGATATACCTCTCCTCCACCTCCACTCAGGTCTGAAGAGACTACTATTGACATTGG TGGAGGATGGACAATCTCAGGTTTGGATTTAGATGATCCACACCTCATGGCAATAGCAGAAGCTGAACGTCAGATTTTAGAGTCTGAGTATGATGATCATACAGCTCCTGATACCAGTCTTGCTGCATTTTTCCGCATATCTGCCCTAATT ttgaTGACTCTTCTATTACGGTGCGCATTGACTATACCAGATTATGCagatggtgaagatgaggaCACTTCTTCAATACTTTCT CTTTTCTTACTCCGAGCTGCCACTTTTCTTCTTCCTTGCTACATCATGGCATCAGCCATTAGTATCTTACATCGGCGAAGGCAAAGACAG GAAGCAGTGGCTTTGGCAACCAGGTTTGCATTGGTGCTCAGCTCACGTCAGCCTAGAGCCATGATTAATTACTTGTCCATGGAGCCTTGA